atcaccgtcgagccctcttgaggtgtcgtgggctagtcgacgaaacactgaggatggaaggtgcccacttgaaaaccccagagatgtaccctacttagctcaatccagacggttgtcatgctgatgtgctggggaggccgcactgtggttgatccccggagccagcatcgcagccgttgtgtgtgctgatgcgccagggaggcaaataagctgatccctggagccagcattacacttcagccattaacaccagacagaaggatatctacatcatcatatggaaggaaacgtaaatggatggagacacatatggatcacattagtttactgtaaagctacgtcttagttggtgcttatcttggcgagagccgagttcaaatcagcatgaagttttaacatctactctcgtgtaatggaaatcatgtggaCTGTAGTACAAATGTGCATTAATAGTTTACTTCAGCAAAGTTCCATGTGAGATCATTCATTCTCACacctcagtaaaactgcatgtttatttacaaaattacacccttgcatgtttttatttatatactaaTTTGTAATACTTCTCTTGTTTACCTCAAGGAAGTCAACATGAGCTCAAAAACCTGATCAAGTTCTGGATTGGATGGGAAATGCTGCCTACAAGTCTGCATGTTGAAATAAAAGATGATGTGGATTTTCCTGTGGCATCAACCTGCTTTGAAAATTCCAAGCAAGTACAGAACATATGAGTCGTTCAAAGAGGAGCTTGTTGCCATTTCCAGTAGCTGTAATGCTGGATTTGGGCAGGTGTAAATCTGAAGTGTTTTTAGCGGTGTGCAGACGAAGCTTTTTAAAAGTTCTAAAGTTACTTTTTCCTAGCATACCTGTCTAATTGTTTTggaataaaaaagtaaaaagttGTTCAAATGTCATGGCGGGTGCCATGTTAAAGTGTGGCACTCCTGTAGAACGCCTTAGACTAGTAGTTTTCAAAATGAATGATAGATTTAAGCTTTCATTTAAACCATTTTGAACTTTTTtgcaagttttgtttttaaattgaaaatgcagATGCGGTGGTTTAAAAGGTTCACTCCCCTTAATGTGATAAACAAATTGCACTTAAGTCCATGTAAAACCCATTCATAAATTACCTGTTGTGAAATGTTACTGTTTTATATCCTACTGGTTTTATATAGAGGACATTTGAATCATTGAGATGAAGAACCATAGATTTAATATGTGTTCATTTAAGTTTAATTTGTATAATGGAACAGACCACACTGGTAGAATAAAAATGCAAGGTGTTGTCAAAACTACTGCAAATTCACACATGGTTGACTTCTGATTTCTTATCTGGCATTTTGTATCTTGCTTAGATTTCTGTCATGTTGTAAAGTTTGATAATGACAAGTTTGACAAAAATGAATgtggtggaaagaaaaaaaaaaaaattctgcaaggtgTTTTGCATATTAAAACTGTTTTCAGAAATAAGTGGCAGGGAGTGCAATTTCTTATTGGTATCATTTGTAAGAAGATATTCAGACTCAATCAGAAATGGAGATCAGGTTTCAAGGAATCAAAATTTATTTCAACAGTGCTGGGAGCCCCTCGCAAGGCACAATTCAACTCACTTTTTCTCTTATACCTTCTTGGGTAAGGGTGTCACCAGCAGCAAAAAATGAGAAAGgtaaggttttaaacaaaacagtaattaCATGGGGAATATATGGTTGCCAAGGTTATTCATGACCTCACATTGGCGTCTGACCACTACTCATTTTGGGTGTTCAGCTAAATAATATCTTCTAACACAGCTGTATATTTAGTGAAATATCAAATAGCATAAATGTATAGCTAATTTAACTTGTGTAATACCATTGAAATGTATCCGCCTTTGCGGTGTCACAGACAAGATAGCTCAGAGGTTTGTCTTGTACAAGGCCAATAACCCTAGAACCCTGACAGAGAAGTTCAGTTTCTTTTTTCACACAAACTGCCGATTGAGAATCACGTAAACTGAAATGTATGCAGAGCCTTGAATGCTGCAGCAttagcaatgtgtttttttttagtaagggAGTTACTAGCACATCACCTTAATCCAGTGGTTACCAAACCAATCCTAGagcgctgcccccccccccctctccctcccctcccctcccctccccctccccctcccttttCTCAGAAACTTTGTTGCTTTGGACAGTGCGTCAATAATAAAAGCAAATAACACTTTTAGGATGTGTTGACTTCAAGTATGAGCTGGAAGTTAAACCTTGtgaaataaatcacaaaatattATTCAGGTGATCGACAGTATTTACATACAAGTCCAGTCAACTTTCTAATGTCTCACAAGTGGGTCTCGAAAGGGTGGAAAGCTCTTCCTCTGATAAAGGCCTTCTGAGGTTGATTTCAGGAATTAAAACTCCTCTGTTGTTATCTTCAAACTGGCCTTCTGAAGACCAGTCAACACCATATTCTCCATCCACcttagacatttaaaaaatacaatcgGTTTGCAAGGAGATTAGCGCATGTCTTTAGTCACAAACTTCAAGTAACATTTATAGACTTCGAGCCCTACTTTGAAAATGATTTACTGATGATTTAGGACAATACATGTTGGATACTGTAACATACTTAGTTTAAAGTACTCCAAAAATATAGTAAGTTGTATTACATTACAGGCCCGTTTTGCAGACCATGCTCAGCAGTAGTACTACAGTAGATTACCtaaatagtccaagattagtccaAACCAGAGGCTGTgaaagcatttatatatatatatttggttaatGAACTCTAGAAAGATGTTCCTACTAAGGGAAGATAATAAACATGCATTCTGTATTGattacttttaaatatttagtaTTTCAAAGTACAGATGTATTGTACCTcctaacaaaaaatgaaaatatggatattcaaatttaaaagcatTATCCAAAGTTAACTTTTATACTACTGTATTTCAAGTAGGAATTTAAAATAACTGCCCTcaccccacccacacacaccaaaaacaacaaccaACCACCTGGTTAACAAGAAAAGGgcttgtggttaaagaaaagggcttgtaaccaggaggtccctggttcaaatcccacctcagccactgactcattgtgtgacccatgagcaagtcacttaacctccttgtgctccgtctttcgggtgagacgtaattgtaagtgactgtgcagctgatgcatagttcacacaccctagtctctgtaagtcgccttggataaaggtgtctgctaaataaacaaataataaactatATAAATCTTCAGGGAATTCAGCCTCAGAAACGGCTTGCAGCTCTATTATTCTGTGAAGTAGCCAGTCGATTTTATAGGAGGCATAGATAGTCCCAGTTGTTTATTCCACTCTCGATTTCATTTGtcaacataaaaaaatgatttcttaAAATCTCAGCTGCCATTTTGTCGGATGTTCTAAAATGGTAACACAAACAATGTTTACCGTAAGCTAAGCATTATCTGCAGTAACACATCTGTATGAGAGAGAATTGTTCCtgaatactgttttaaaaataacattttaatattgcatGCTAATGTAGTTAGGACGTATCCAACATATTGTGAAGAACCTGCTGAGCTTGAGTCGGAGGTGGggcgcgaacctgggacctccaAACTACAACGCACGCACTACCACTACTCAGGAGTTCATTACAATCATATCCACAATTTACATCAGTAAcctatcaacaactgctgctttcTATTactcatgtatttttttaaatgtcgatctcagtaaaaaacaaaaaaaatacagtacttacGAGATTTTAAAGTTGCCACGCTACGGGTCTAAACGGTCTTCGTAAAATATTTTCCAAACCAAACGTTCCCTCGCCACCACAACAACAAGCCTTGCTTCACAATTACAGCACTATCGATCGAACCCGCCCTCCTACGTCTGATTGGTGCAAAACTGGTACCTCGCGATGGTCAAAACCTGCCCCCTCAGGTGATTGACAACCTTTAAAAAGAGTTTGTTTGCCAATTGAAATTGAAAGATCAATTGACAAATGAAATTGAAAGATTAATTGACAAATGAAATTGAAAGATCATTTGGCAAACAGATAAATCAATTACTGAATTGATAAATTAATTTAAgaattaatttatgaattgacagattaatttatgaattaatttatgaattgacaaattaatttatgaattaaAGATTTAATTTTGACCCTTATAATGCTCCATAAGGTCTATCTTCAGCAcagcagcaacattccaaaacacttgcattcaaggctatctcctaatatggtcCTCTACTGGAAATACACAAGGAGGACCTTGTTTTCAAGGTCGgaagcagggctgtctctcacagtgcctgagtaaaaagagttaaagggccaggtcgccggcgggatatttaacattgggcagaccctaaaaggttaaccctttgcggtccatttattcagcgcgtgtcaggcgcgtcaggtccaatttattttcacacgcgcagtttattttagacgcgctgtttaaaagtatttttttttcacagtaaaacaggtttaaaaggcactgcatatcaacaggacactcagtactgcatctccagccccgccccacccctcgttcactgttttttttcacatacctcttgatagtaatGCGTACCGATAAAtgatctcctgatcactcattttatcaccaaactcctcaataatgagatccaagtcattattttattactataacatctaaaaaaagctctgcaaatgtcagtgatattctttgagcactggacgCAGAAGCAGCTAACTTGTTTGTtcatgtctgtgttatctatgtgatgccagggtgtggcagtgtgaccccgccttgtgcgtattgtttgtttatatgttgcatgtagtgtgttaaatgttggtgtattgtcattggtacacgggatataaatgggtctgtgtagcacgtgtgataaaatgtatatttgtatttagccacgagggttgcacatcacttcacgtgctgattaaaatgtaatactatgtgagcacggggaaggatacgtaattaatccatgtgcagttgtaccaagaTTCTAACTGAATGACTGAtaagcaatcgagtctcggtacaactgcataaaagacgcacattgtagggttggaacaataatcgattatcgtgatattatcgataatgtttttgcagcgataattgtattgcgttgaaaaataattatcgataataattttatcgtccgttacccactatgatatgcttgtgtgtaacagtaactctgcattgaagcagtaagacaggacttaactgtcTGCGTGAGGCGCAACACATGATCTGCGTGCTAcgtagtgggaagttgtaacatgtgacgTAAGATTCACCAAGTAAAGGCAAACTTTTGAGCTAATGGTGATGGCAACTGCAGAAACTACCAAACCTTCCgaaaagattttagaaaaaagaaagcatcagtcctgtgtggtagttttttggagtgacagaaagtgatcCACAAGGTAATAAGCCCATCTGTAGGCAGTGTGgaaaagctgatattttttaatcgcaatttataattattaaaaaaaattttaaacactttttttaataagtagcgtatatttcaaaagttgaaaagctaccaaacaaacatttggttatattatttgtgcttttttgtaaccagccattgtttcataacttttattaaagatgctggtctttttgaaaacTGTCTAGTTTCATTTCTTCTAAACTCGTAGAGGCAGCTGTCATATTGCTCaagtatatatagctttaaatttgataaattccaagacattttacatatgttattttttcagccgataatcatgattatcgtgataatttacagccgataattgataactgaaaatgtcattatcgtccaaccctagcACATTGTCACTCAgccggggttgggtgtacagggAGGAGGtatggggagatagagaggagacagaatctaaaaataacaattgctaaaacgtgctggattagccagcacaacacttacttgtctgtctggtttgtttggcccttgtgtctgtttgttttgtggtttgtatAAAACccttcatttcattattatttaataaagaaaccgagcgcTTTCGCGTCGGTTTTAACccgcagctgctgtgtgtttgtgttcttccGGGACggtgacgtcaccactacagccatcctgccacacagggctatctgtattcatgataCGCCcgcttttttttcggcttctctcggctcctgtcgatctcactcggccattgaatggttttctcagctttatccggagaaaaaacgactagagacctgttttttgcgtctttttgatgatgtcggacagggttcaacattggaccggaaagggaaaattgcgatgtcgttccaggtctgacataggacctcaaagggttaatatttatattttaattgcttttgCCAGGTACATTTTCTTCATATCATTATTTGTGCTCAATCATTAAGAACTGAAATAATGAACACATTGATGTTCTGGAGGAGGGTGAGGGTGTTGTGAAAGGACTGTCAGTGTTGAAGGCACTCTGCAATTAGTGAACAAAATGCCATTCTGTGTTGCAATGTAGAGAAGATCAAGCAGAACGCTCGTGCAAAAGACCCGGCCCAATCTTCGAGTCGCGGGCCTGCGCGCGGCCGGCCGCTCCGCTGTCCCGGCGGGGGGGAGGCCGCCGCCCGCACCCCCCGGCACGCGGGCGCCCCGtctcaattgctttaaaaaaattttttttttaaaaagcagcagcATCAACAGTGTCTGCCttgcaaaaaacaacaacaaaaaaaatccacatgAATCAGTGTGTCACGTGACCCGGTGAGCAAATGCGCtcttaatacaataataaataaaagtattggCGCTCCAAATAAGCAAACGTCCAGGTCACATCCAAACCTTCTCTTTCCTACAGCCCctgtactgtttttaaatgcatttacttttaatGCAGattgtgtaatgttttgtttttattctagtaTGTTctagtttattcttttttttttattctggtaTGTAGTGTTCATGTCTTTGTGAAAGATGCTTTATAATATAAAATTGATAGAATAATGTAGTATgcatactactacgactaataataataataatgatgatgatatatcAATGATGTCAACAGTAAGGAAAACCCctggagaagattttttttaaatcaaatactaTGTATTGCTAATTCTTTTCTATTacaggcattttaaaatgaaatgaaatgaagcaatacaatgtacttaaaaataagaatgtattttattgataAATCTTAAcatgtgtacaaaaaaaagataaaaccacAGATGAAAAATGCATTAAATCCACACCAGCCAATTACATACAATTTACTACAGGACATTGTTCTGTTACATTGCATGAATGGAAATTAAAGGCATATCTCTGCAATAGGTATACAACTTTTATTTCAATGTTCAGTGCAGGTGTTTATGAGAAAAGTGATGTCCAGAGATACCGATACTTTTTAAACAGTGGAGCAGGTAGTATGAAATATGAATACCATACTTGTTGTAAACTAGAAATATTTAATTGCATTGAAACACAATATAGTTTTCAACATAGTAAACAAAACAGGTACATCTGGAACAAAACTGATTAGAATATAtgcatttcagtgtttaaatccaCACCaaacaattacatatatatatatatatatatatatatatatatatatatatatatatatattacaggaaATTATTCTGTTACATTGAATGCATACAAAttattacatacatatatatttattacaataaattATTCTGTTACATTGAATGAATAGAAATTAAAGGCATATCTCATGCAACCAACAAGATGatcttttgtttcagtgtttaGTGTTTCACccccacctgtctgtctgtcttgattACATCAGCCTAACATCCAAGGACATAGTGGTAAACCCAACGTGTTTATGAGTGATGTCCACAGATACTGATACTTTTTAAACAGAGGAGCAGGTAGTGCAATATATGAATAACATACtagaaatatttaattacattgaatgacaaattcaacaatacagctttcaacatagcaaacaaaacaggttaaactggaacaaaacagattataatatatacattttagtgTTTACATTACACTTGTGGTTCAGTAATGCAATCAGCTTTACACGTAGGGCCTTTGACCAGAGGAAAGTCCAACTTGTGCTGAATGAAATGCTATGTAGGTTTGCTGGGGTACATTAGAACACAAAacggaaaaaagaaacaatgcaccaccataaaaaaataaatgtttcggAGGACGGGAGTGCTTgccttcgtctctcctgagtcaaTATGGGCAAGTTGCAGTTGTGAGACAAAgccttaaaataataaattggatATTGTAAAAACTGGGAGCAGCTGAAGAGGTGGAAGGAGATGAAGTGGGATGTGGCGCAGGGGTGGCTGAGTGGTCCAGGACTGCGGTCTGCGGTCTGGGAAAAGACATGCGGCTGGTGTCCGTATGTCATGCCCTCCTGTAGCAGCAGGCGCGGCTGCGGTTGAGGCTCTGGGACCACTGCGCTGGCGCTAGGGGGTGTGACCCCCTGTTGAAGGACAGCCTGCTCCTGCCCCTTCTGGCGTTTGTTGTGCCTAAAACACAGCAGATGCATGACATTGTCAGTTTTATGTTTCAACAAAAACACAGTCACTTGTTTGTGGTAGTTGTGTAGATTATGTGCGTTTTTCTTTCAGCCTTTAACCTCAAACTGTATAGCGATCGAGATGTTGTCATTCTTAATGGACATCTCAACACTATGCTTTTCGAGGTGTAATGTCATCAGTGTCCAGTCAAGAGACGAAACTTACCATTGAGACAGGGTGTGCTGATTCAACTCGAACAGCTGGAGGGTGGTCTTCTCCACGAGCCTCTGGCTGCCCAGCACCAGCTCTCGGACTTTGGAGTAGTCGCCGACGATAGCCGCCCACCGGGAAGTCTTCACACCTTTGGACTTGGTGGAGGATGGGTGGAGGTGGCAGAGCTGGATGCAGATGGCCTCGACGAGTCTGCTTGTCTGTGGCCACTGGGCAGGTCCCGAGCACTGTACGAGCAGGCACCTGCAACCAAGCAACAGGAGTAAAAAGTTTTAGTAGTAATGggtacatgtttatattttaggGTTGTATGTGggtgttgagttttttttttttgttttttttttactattgtaaTAACATTACACATGAACTAGCTCACCGTTTCAGGCTGTCCGTGCCCAGGGTGTCAGAGGAGGTGGTCTTGGTGGTCTTGAATCGCCCCTGAATTAATGGCGGCGGAGACAGTGGCAGCTTCATGCGAAGGCTGGAGGAGCAGGTCCCGGGACCCTGGCACCCTTCTGAAGGCAGGGCTTCCTTCCATTGTTCATAACTGGAATACAACTTACATTTTACTACTTATTTGAAGAATAAAGCCGATTCATCTCCTAGATATTTTCTGACATATACATTCATTCTTTTTACATTACAATTTATTCAACAGGCAAGTACAGTTTAGGAATGTCAATGTgtggtaataaaaaaacaacttggagTGTATgcagcattaataataatgatggctgtaaacagacagacacacacacattagctACAATTCCTTTTACACTGAAATAGGCTTAGAGACGAGGCACTTATCTTTACCTCTGACTGTTAGATTTAAATATGTTCTGTGAAGGAAAGACAATTCAAACAATTCAGTACATTGGCCGCTGCGTGGCAGGGAATGACAGTAGTTAATATTATCATAGCCTTGATGAGTGTAAGTTGCATTTGGGATACCTGAATAGCTAAAcacagcaatacacatagcctaATACACACTGTAATACTAGCACAACAAAAGCTATACATTAATGAATGATGAACATTTTAATAGACAAATTAATAGTATGCCTAACTAAACACACTAAGCCAAATACACACACTCATAACACAGAGTGTAtgcagcattaataataataataataataataataataataataataataataataataataatcacatgcaGTAGAATTAATTTTACATGGAGATATAAAGAGATAGCACTTTACCTTTCAAATAGTTAATGATCACTCTGTGAAGGCAAGAACAAATAAGTAGTTAATATTATAAAACGTTGCAATAGATCAAAAGCAAAAACTTACAAATACTAAACACTTGATCTCCATGAAATTGTATGCATAGCTAAATATGCAAAGCCCAATACACACGGTAATACTAGTACAACAAAAGCAATAAATTAATGAATGATAACCACTTGATCTCGACAAAATGCTAATAGTGCATAGCTAAACACAACGCagaatactattattattattattattattattattattattattattattattattactattattattattaataacaccgtgtaacaatttttttttttttttggttcctgggtagtaagtgttatttcctaattgcttatgcctcaaaagtatagaaaatggctattattccccacaaactttgcttttgtgaccaggacagtgatattttgaaatttacatattttccagaacattccagatagattcagtgctgagtaaacttggagtaacttctagaactttctagaactttccagtaatataaatagtagtataaatacaggggccttaagcccaccagttcagtttagttccagctgcctaagtggatacatatctgcatttttctgagatggcatcaaggtcataggagacttcaaaatggtggcattcctgatgggtctccaaggcggttttaccaagtttccctgctatctttgcctttgggacagcagggacaccaaggcacactaccacaggcgggactggccacagcggaccgagttctctgtggggaggaacaacgtcaagtgggagccactggtggacccccggaaggtgctgatgccaccactgcacatcaaattgggccttatcaaacaatttgtcagagctctagataaggagtcggccagccttcaagtaccttgaagacttcttccctaagctgtctgaggcaaaggtcaaagccggtgtcttcgtcggaccacagataaagaagatcctggagtgcaatgaattccccaagaagctcactagtaaggagaaagcggcttggaacagctttgtcgcagtggttcagggcttcctgggcaatcgcaaggccaaaaactatgtggagctggttgagactctggtgaagaactacggcacaatgggctgtaggctgtccctcaaagtccatatccttgctGCTGTGGATACAtatcgataggttgcggatgcaaccccggttccctgaaagagaaaataaccatcaaggtatgggacattgccgtcaggcagtagggattggctgagctttatgtcaaagctgccgataggcctccgcgcaagctgccgtgtaagcccgcccccctgggagcttactatacgcagcgcgcggagagtcacttcctcttttgcccttcaggccgtgaaggcctccagagcgacctcgcggcttgatggttattttctctttcagggaaccggggttgcatccgcaacctatcgttccctttcaagtcgaaaataaccatcaaggtatgggaacagtgtacccaagccgtcgcgagggaggattctcggcagtaggacagccttacgtcataacgcaactgcgtaggcagtacatctacacatatgcggagctgcgcctcagcatctatgctcgcaatgacacctgtcccaaggtggaatagtcacaccatattgtcaaccactctagacgtccgcaacctgaggcgtcatagagtgcaacacagatgctccaaatgacggagcagaggattccagtacatttaaccggtagaacctcgtaaatgtatgcggtgtaacccaactggctgcagcgcaaatgtcagacatcggcacccctctaaagagggcccaggatgttgccatacccctagtggaatgtgccttcaactgccctggtggcggaaggcccatagtatcatatgctaactgaatagcatccactatccaatgagaaaggcgttgcttagacaacggctgacccaaagttttagaaccatggcatatgaacagctgttctgtttgcctcacagtctttgtgcgatcaatataacacctcaatgcccgcacagggcagagcatgtgtaaccgctcttcctctggggaagaaaaaggaggaggatggaacgccatcaactcgactggttggttcatgtgaaacagggatatgaccttgggtaaaaaggccagatttggacgcatggagaccttagaaccgtctcctgcgaaacgagtacatgatggatgcaccgaaagtgcatgtaactcgcccacgcgttttgctg
This sequence is a window from Acipenser ruthenus chromosome 6, fAciRut3.2 maternal haplotype, whole genome shotgun sequence. Protein-coding genes within it:
- the LOC131737276 gene encoding uncharacterized protein LOC131737276, which codes for MKLPLSPPPLIQGRFKTTKTTSSDTLGTDSLKRCLLVQCSGPAQWPQTSRLVEAICIQLCHLHPSSTKSKGVKTSRWAAIVGDYSKVRELVLGSQRLVEKTTLQLFELNQHTLSQWHNKRQKGQEQAVLQQGVTPPSASAVVPEPQPQPRLLLQEGMTYGHQPHVFSQTADRSPGPLSHPCATSHFISFHLFSCSQFLQYPIYYFKALSHNCNLPILTQERRRQALPSSETFIFLWWCIVSFFRFVF